A stretch of Chitinophaga caeni DNA encodes these proteins:
- a CDS encoding RloB family protein, whose protein sequence is MRIPKIKAPKTNPVFAVVVDGETEVWYLQMLKRNDREIRVSIKPEIPNKKSVEEQYNLVCDLANKEFTKVFWIIDLDTVIKEENEAPKGKKSPLKSFEEYRTDFTKNYENVVVIVNNPCLEFWFLLHFEKTSKYFSNCSGAETELKKHLKNYEKTQKFFTKQNDDIYLKLKPNLKTGLANSIALGNFDNENPKKAMCEMELLFQSDELKKHFE, encoded by the coding sequence ATGAGAATACCCAAAATAAAAGCACCCAAAACAAACCCTGTTTTTGCTGTCGTAGTGGACGGTGAAACAGAAGTTTGGTATTTGCAAATGTTAAAAAGGAACGATCGGGAAATTCGTGTAAGCATAAAACCAGAAATTCCCAACAAAAAAAGTGTAGAAGAACAATATAATTTGGTTTGTGATTTAGCAAACAAAGAATTTACAAAAGTTTTTTGGATAATAGACCTTGATACTGTTATCAAAGAAGAAAATGAAGCACCAAAAGGGAAAAAATCACCACTTAAATCATTTGAAGAATACAGAACAGACTTTACTAAAAATTATGAGAATGTTGTTGTAATTGTGAATAATCCTTGTCTTGAATTTTGGTTTTTACTTCATTTTGAAAAAACATCAAAATATTTCAGCAACTGTTCAGGTGCGGAAACAGAACTAAAAAAACACTTGAAGAATTACGAAAAAACACAAAAGTTCTTCACGAAACAAAATGACGACATTTATTTGAAACTAAAACCGAACCTAAAGACAGGTTTGGCGAATTCTATTGCTCTTGGAAACTTTGACAATGAAAATCCAAAGAAAGCAATGTGCGAAATGGAATTGCTATTTCAATCGGACGAACTAAAAAAGCACTTTGAATAA
- a CDS encoding AraC family transcriptional regulator, translating to MSKISMKRRDGFEGQKLISLPGRDYSHLTDFISAINKIYITHIGYFPKAAFHYRERRNGCVDNILIYCLRGRGWYQVGNKKYEVTANQFIHLPATDQFMRYGADLEDPWTIYWVHFSGPDMEDFNKSLGITIKDGPQDIAFNEPAIKTWENMYQSLEMGYSKDNLMNANLCLHYFLATFLFPQKHIAQQQSEEQNTITNSILHMRQNLQERITVDDLAAKYHLSPSHFSSLFKKATGMSPIDYLIQLRIQKACQLLLNIQLKIKDISLAVGYDDPYYFSRLFKKLMGLSPQQYRLQRILAQ from the coding sequence ATGAGTAAGATCAGCATGAAAAGAAGAGATGGATTCGAAGGACAAAAACTTATCAGCCTACCGGGCAGGGATTATTCCCATTTAACCGACTTCATCTCGGCTATAAACAAGATTTACATTACCCACATCGGGTATTTTCCTAAAGCTGCTTTCCATTACAGGGAAAGGAGAAACGGTTGCGTAGATAACATTCTTATTTACTGCCTGCGCGGAAGGGGTTGGTACCAGGTAGGGAATAAAAAGTACGAGGTTACAGCCAATCAATTCATACATTTACCTGCAACGGATCAATTCATGCGCTATGGCGCCGATTTGGAAGATCCTTGGACCATTTACTGGGTGCATTTCAGTGGGCCGGATATGGAAGATTTTAATAAGAGCCTGGGTATCACGATAAAGGATGGTCCACAAGATATTGCATTCAACGAACCGGCTATCAAGACTTGGGAAAACATGTACCAAAGCTTGGAAATGGGGTACAGCAAAGATAATTTGATGAATGCCAACCTTTGCCTGCATTACTTTTTAGCAACTTTCCTATTCCCGCAAAAACATATTGCCCAACAGCAATCGGAAGAACAAAATACGATCACCAACAGCATCCTACATATGAGGCAAAATTTGCAAGAAAGGATCACGGTTGATGATCTCGCGGCTAAGTACCACTTATCCCCATCGCATTTTTCATCCCTATTCAAAAAAGCAACCGGCATGTCCCCTATCGATTACTTAATCCAATTAAGAATCCAGAAGGCATGCCAGTTGCTATTAAACATTCAACTAAAAATTAAGGATATTTCGCTGGCTGTTGGCTATGATGATCCTTATTACTTTTCCCGGCTGTTTAAAAAACTGATGGGCTTATCTCCCCAACAATACCGCTTGCAAAGAATTTTAGCTCAATGA
- a CDS encoding carbohydrate-binding family 9-like protein, whose amino-acid sequence MRSYLFKTILLILIGTRIAVGQSFPEHFDMKPDSIRGYICYRTNQVINIDGKGTEAIWEKAPWTDSYIDIEGSKRPKPKYTTRTKMLWDEQYLYIFAELEEPHIWANLRKHDTIIFHDNDFEVFIDPTGDTHNYFEIEINAFNTVMDLYMFKPYRVGGTAMLNWDCKGLKTAVHVNGTINNPADQDHSWTVEMAIPFSALAFYHRRSVPGDGNIWRINFSRVEWDVDIKDGFYYKQKKPENNWVWSPIGIVNMHAPEKWGFLQFSKDVAGTSGKVFNQPKYAKAEALTWEVYYRLYQYHRLHGTYTNSLKDLEFEPKDARVIIDCTNNLFDVNLLMDGVNCNINQDGKLITHHE is encoded by the coding sequence ATGCGCAGCTATTTATTCAAAACTATTCTCCTAATACTTATTGGGACTAGGATTGCCGTAGGGCAATCTTTCCCGGAGCATTTTGATATGAAGCCCGATTCAATCCGCGGGTATATTTGTTACAGGACAAATCAAGTCATAAATATTGATGGAAAGGGAACGGAAGCAATATGGGAAAAGGCGCCATGGACGGACTCTTACATAGATATTGAAGGCAGTAAGCGCCCCAAGCCCAAGTATACCACCAGGACGAAAATGCTGTGGGATGAACAATATCTTTACATCTTTGCAGAACTGGAAGAACCGCATATTTGGGCCAACCTCAGGAAGCATGATACGATTATATTTCATGACAACGATTTTGAAGTTTTTATTGATCCAACAGGTGATACGCATAACTATTTTGAAATAGAGATCAATGCTTTTAATACCGTGATGGATTTGTATATGTTTAAACCCTACAGGGTGGGCGGCACCGCCATGCTAAATTGGGATTGTAAAGGTTTGAAAACTGCCGTTCATGTAAATGGCACGATCAATAATCCTGCTGACCAGGATCATTCCTGGACGGTAGAAATGGCCATCCCGTTTTCTGCATTAGCGTTTTACCATAGGAGATCCGTTCCGGGTGATGGAAATATTTGGCGTATCAACTTTTCCAGGGTTGAGTGGGATGTGGATATTAAGGATGGGTTTTATTATAAACAAAAGAAACCTGAAAATAACTGGGTTTGGTCACCGATAGGAATTGTAAACATGCATGCGCCTGAAAAATGGGGCTTCTTGCAATTCAGCAAGGACGTTGCAGGAACATCCGGGAAAGTATTCAATCAACCCAAATATGCCAAGGCAGAGGCATTGACATGGGAAGTGTATTATAGGTTATATCAATATCACCGTTTACACGGAACTTATACGAATAGCTTGAAAGACCTGGAGTTTGAACCTAAAGATGCGCGGGTAATCATAGATTGTACAAACAACCTTTTTGATGTCAACCTGTTAATGGATGGCGTTAATTGTAATATCAACCAAGACGGAAAATTAATCACGCACCATGAATAA
- a CDS encoding DUF5000 domain-containing lipoprotein, which yields MKSSFKYILSPLGILLVAALSVVQMSCGEKDSFNDIVSSDKAQPGPVTKVEVNNYAGGALISYDLPAAENLLYILAEYKINDRVTRQTKASYYADTIRVDGFEKEQPYEVTLYAVSRAEVRSEPVTVTVNPGKPAYLDAYTTVAMERDFGGVNITVHNQYKQAIGVIVITDNPTEGIMTPVEQYYTQLEYVNFSVRGFDTTAHNFGVYITDRWGNISDTLLETIHPIYETLVPKSGFSEYRLSSDSPLGATGLGWNTTHLWDGSTGEPGWHTESGTGKQLQVCTFDMGATVKLSRYKIWERGEGYGNDYSYGHGNPKTWTLWGSNVAAPQDADLPISSEPGTVVGDWINLGNFDCPPPPSGNPPGQTNAQDLAFVQAGFEFNVPLTAPKVRYIRFAVSSTWGNTDFAHVLELSFWGDTN from the coding sequence ATGAAATCATCATTCAAATATATTTTATCGCCACTAGGCATCCTGCTTGTTGCCGCGCTAAGCGTTGTGCAAATGTCCTGCGGGGAGAAAGATTCATTCAACGATATCGTTTCATCCGACAAGGCACAACCCGGCCCGGTAACGAAAGTGGAAGTCAATAATTATGCAGGTGGCGCTTTAATTTCGTACGATTTACCCGCCGCCGAGAATTTACTATACATATTAGCCGAATATAAGATCAATGATCGCGTAACCCGTCAAACGAAGGCGTCTTATTATGCTGATACTATCCGGGTAGATGGTTTCGAAAAGGAGCAACCGTACGAAGTGACGCTCTACGCGGTTTCTAGGGCGGAAGTCCGTTCTGAACCGGTTACCGTTACGGTAAACCCCGGGAAACCGGCTTACCTGGATGCTTATACCACCGTGGCCATGGAGCGCGATTTCGGTGGTGTAAACATCACCGTGCACAACCAATACAAGCAAGCCATCGGTGTGATCGTGATTACTGATAACCCAACAGAAGGTATCATGACGCCCGTAGAGCAATATTATACCCAGCTCGAGTATGTCAATTTCAGCGTCCGCGGATTTGATACAACCGCGCACAATTTCGGGGTGTACATTACGGACCGTTGGGGTAATATTTCCGATACCTTATTGGAAACCATTCACCCGATTTATGAAACATTGGTGCCTAAATCAGGATTCAGCGAATACCGCTTAAGTAGCGATTCGCCCTTAGGAGCTACGGGTTTAGGTTGGAATACGACACATCTTTGGGATGGCAGCACCGGTGAGCCGGGATGGCATACCGAATCGGGTACGGGCAAGCAATTGCAAGTATGCACCTTCGATATGGGCGCCACGGTAAAATTGAGCCGCTATAAAATTTGGGAACGGGGCGAAGGGTACGGGAATGATTATTCCTACGGTCATGGAAATCCAAAAACCTGGACCTTGTGGGGCTCCAATGTTGCCGCCCCGCAAGACGCAGATTTGCCGATTTCTTCCGAACCCGGAACCGTGGTAGGTGATTGGATCAACCTGGGCAATTTTGACTGCCCGCCACCGCCGTCCGGAAATCCACCGGGACAAACCAATGCGCAAGATCTGGCTTTCGTACAGGCAGGATTCGAATTTAATGTGCCATTGACGGCGCCGAAGGTGCGTTACATCCGCTTCGCGGTGAGCAGCACCTGGGGCAATACAGATTTTGCACACGTATTGGAACTTTCTTTCTGGGGAGATACGAATTAA
- a CDS encoding toxin-antitoxin system HicB family antitoxin produces MPQEVYHHVINVRIPMELHKKAAIAAIQRNITLNEFIK; encoded by the coding sequence ATCCCGCAGGAAGTTTATCATCACGTCATTAATGTTCGTATCCCGATGGAACTGCATAAAAAAGCCGCAATTGCAGCTATTCAAAGAAATATTACTTTGAATGAATTCATAAAATAG
- a CDS encoding AAA family ATPase, with protein MIINFSVQNFGSIKEKQTLSFEADRSTHLEDTYIVKFGEQRILKLALIYGANASGKTTILKALDFLRDIVINPERKKNNELDFNPFLFDPNTPKENSIISIEFFQNEIKYFYEVEFFKKAIVSEELYFYNPHKANLFKRKTNLENQFTEITFGSKITTDKVFEKTLEANTLWNNTVLGGYLKTNIDFKELQEVVDWFGAYLNPLIYTRTELEEFVTTRISDREISKSDVVTIIKKADFNISDVVIQEEEKDIPDDFIEFLKKQVKAPNEKIKELEQKGKLTAINIEFEHTVSDTKYNLPLEFESQGTRRYYGFAGLLALLIKNSTAFPIDELESSLHPDLYLHFLLSFLLNSKNSQIIATTHNREILDNKDIFRNDAIWFTDKQESCSTELYSLTDFDSSVVRNTTNILNAYKSGKLSATPNLGDTFIDLDL; from the coding sequence ATGATTATCAATTTCAGTGTTCAGAATTTTGGCTCAATAAAAGAGAAACAAACTCTTTCATTTGAAGCAGATAGGTCAACACACCTTGAAGATACTTATATCGTAAAATTTGGCGAACAAAGAATTTTGAAACTTGCCTTAATTTATGGTGCAAATGCATCAGGAAAAACGACAATATTGAAAGCTCTTGATTTTTTGCGAGATATTGTAATCAATCCTGAAAGAAAAAAAAATAACGAGTTAGATTTTAATCCGTTTCTATTCGACCCAAACACACCCAAAGAAAATTCAATTATTTCAATAGAGTTTTTTCAAAATGAGATTAAATACTTTTACGAAGTTGAGTTTTTCAAAAAAGCTATTGTGTCAGAGGAATTGTATTTTTACAATCCTCACAAAGCCAATCTTTTCAAAAGAAAAACCAATTTAGAAAATCAATTTACTGAAATAACTTTTGGCAGTAAAATTACCACTGACAAAGTTTTTGAAAAAACACTTGAAGCTAATACTCTTTGGAACAATACTGTTCTTGGTGGATACTTGAAAACAAATATTGACTTCAAAGAATTGCAAGAAGTTGTTGATTGGTTCGGTGCTTATCTAAATCCGCTAATTTACACAAGAACAGAATTAGAGGAATTTGTAACAACAAGAATTAGTGATAGAGAAATATCTAAATCTGATGTAGTTACTATCATAAAAAAAGCGGACTTCAATATTTCTGACGTTGTTATCCAAGAAGAAGAAAAAGACATTCCTGATGACTTTATTGAATTTCTAAAAAAGCAGGTTAAAGCACCAAACGAAAAAATTAAGGAATTAGAGCAAAAAGGGAAACTAACCGCTATAAATATTGAATTTGAACATACGGTTAGCGACACTAAATATAATTTACCACTAGAATTTGAATCGCAAGGCACAAGACGTTATTACGGCTTTGCAGGTTTATTAGCGTTGCTAATAAAAAACTCGACAGCTTTTCCGATTGATGAGTTAGAATCTTCTTTGCACCCTGATTTGTATCTACACTTTCTACTTTCTTTCCTTTTGAATTCTAAAAATTCTCAAATCATTGCTACAACACACAATAGAGAAATTTTAGACAACAAAGACATTTTTAGAAATGATGCAATATGGTTCACAGACAAACAAGAAAGTTGTTCTACTGAACTCTATTCTTTGACTGATTTTGACAGTTCTGTTGTTCGCAACACAACAAACATATTAAACGCATATAAAAGTGGTAAACTAAGTGCTACACCTAATTTGGGCGACACTTTCATTGATTTAGACCTATGA
- a CDS encoding alpha-L-fucosidase: MEQRKMGRSALVVIALMVGLSWTPVQLFAQSGAKAKPLPQLQQDFIDLAFGMFIHYNIPTYMEDDWADPDASPAIFNPKHLDTDQWADAAVSAHMSYGCLTTKHHSGFAIWDTKTTDYSVMHSPLKRDVVREYVNSFRKKGLKVMLYFSILDTHHKIRPGMITPEKIQMIKDQLTELLSNYGEIYALIIDGWDAPWSRISYDDVPFEELYRLIKSIQPNCLVMDLNAAKYPSEALFYTDIKSYEQGAGQHISKERNKLPALSCLPIQQNWFWKPSFPATPVKDPEQLVKENLVPFNSAYCNFILNVAPNRDGRIDDNAIAALKKIGGLYKRPASLPKLPKFEAPIISSNLAKNKPADASWSNDMWIMDFGTDDDFGTNWLSHPGVKNPWYAVDLQREKGFNMIVITESRPNVTDYTIEYFQNNAWHKLLDGHETGRIKIHRFDRVHAQKVRLKFNKFKQAPELRELGVYNERR, encoded by the coding sequence ATGGAACAACGTAAAATGGGAAGGTCCGCCCTTGTAGTGATCGCCTTGATGGTAGGATTATCATGGACCCCGGTGCAGTTGTTCGCGCAATCCGGCGCGAAAGCGAAACCGTTGCCACAGCTTCAACAAGATTTTATTGACCTGGCATTCGGTATGTTCATCCATTACAATATCCCGACATACATGGAAGATGATTGGGCCGATCCCGATGCATCTCCTGCCATCTTTAATCCCAAGCATCTCGATACCGATCAATGGGCTGATGCGGCAGTATCAGCACATATGAGCTACGGTTGCCTGACAACCAAGCACCACAGCGGTTTCGCGATATGGGACACTAAAACCACGGATTATAGCGTGATGCATAGTCCTTTGAAAAGGGATGTCGTTCGTGAATATGTAAACTCCTTCCGCAAAAAAGGCTTAAAGGTGATGTTGTATTTCTCTATCCTGGATACGCATCATAAAATAAGACCGGGCATGATTACGCCGGAAAAGATCCAGATGATTAAGGATCAATTGACGGAATTATTGTCCAATTACGGCGAGATTTACGCATTGATCATCGATGGTTGGGATGCGCCCTGGTCAAGGATTTCTTATGACGATGTCCCGTTCGAAGAACTATACCGCCTGATCAAATCCATCCAGCCGAATTGCTTGGTAATGGATTTAAATGCAGCTAAATATCCTTCCGAAGCATTGTTTTATACAGATATTAAATCTTATGAGCAAGGCGCCGGGCAGCATATCTCGAAAGAGCGTAATAAATTACCTGCATTGAGCTGCTTACCAATCCAGCAAAACTGGTTCTGGAAGCCAAGTTTCCCGGCAACACCGGTAAAAGATCCCGAACAATTAGTCAAAGAGAACTTGGTGCCTTTCAATAGCGCCTATTGCAACTTCATCCTCAACGTGGCGCCAAACCGTGATGGAAGGATCGATGACAATGCAATAGCAGCTTTGAAGAAAATCGGCGGGTTGTATAAAAGACCGGCCAGCTTGCCTAAGTTGCCAAAATTTGAAGCGCCGATTATTTCATCTAACCTCGCTAAAAACAAACCGGCAGATGCCAGTTGGAGCAATGACATGTGGATCATGGATTTTGGGACGGATGATGACTTCGGCACGAATTGGTTATCGCATCCAGGCGTTAAAAATCCTTGGTATGCAGTAGACCTGCAAAGGGAAAAGGGCTTTAACATGATCGTGATCACGGAGAGCCGCCCGAATGTGACCGACTATACTATCGAATATTTTCAGAATAATGCCTGGCATAAATTATTAGACGGTCATGAAACCGGCAGGATTAAAATCCACCGTTTCGACAGGGTGCATGCCCAGAAAGTGAGGCTGAAGTTTAACAAGTTTAAACAAGCGCCCGAATTAAGGGAACTAGGTGTTTACAATGAGCGTAGGTAA
- a CDS encoding family 10 glycosylhydrolase: MNKRNFIKSLGIGSVAMMQPGIATRSFAHEKKAGEVARKVQHRVWINPNHKDAADDVRKLYKTYKEAGIGVIYFEDDSPMHFKIAKELGIEAHRWFWTMNRNDKNLMATQPGCYSQSKTGASCATNPPYVDYYRFLCPNQPGTLKYLKEQVKEIVSKDYVDGLHLDYIRFVDVILPVNLWKKYGIDQSRELPQYDFCYCQTCRDKYKSIYGVDPMDMEHPDQSPSWRKFRYDSITNIVSNLSRLAHQHKKPITAAVFPTPEIAKRIVRQDWVNWPMDGICPMIYHGFYNEGVRWIGDAVAEGVNALSGKFPLYAGLFLPDFKNVGEIKEGVKLALDNGAAGVSIFGQLTPEVLGVLRETV, encoded by the coding sequence ATGAATAAACGTAATTTTATCAAATCACTCGGCATTGGAAGCGTTGCTATGATGCAACCGGGAATCGCTACGCGATCATTTGCTCATGAAAAAAAGGCGGGGGAAGTTGCCCGGAAAGTGCAACACCGCGTTTGGATCAATCCGAATCACAAAGATGCGGCAGATGATGTAAGGAAGTTATACAAAACTTACAAAGAAGCCGGGATCGGTGTTATCTATTTTGAAGACGACAGCCCGATGCATTTCAAAATTGCTAAAGAGCTGGGTATCGAGGCGCACCGCTGGTTTTGGACGATGAACAGGAATGATAAAAATTTGATGGCGACCCAGCCCGGGTGTTACTCGCAAAGCAAAACCGGTGCTTCCTGTGCCACGAATCCACCATATGTAGATTATTACAGGTTTTTATGCCCGAATCAGCCCGGTACATTGAAGTATCTGAAAGAGCAGGTCAAGGAGATCGTTTCCAAGGATTACGTGGATGGTTTACACCTGGATTATATCCGTTTCGTAGATGTAATATTACCGGTCAACTTATGGAAAAAATACGGCATCGATCAATCGAGGGAGTTGCCTCAATACGATTTCTGCTATTGCCAAACTTGCCGCGATAAATATAAATCCATTTATGGAGTTGACCCGATGGATATGGAGCATCCGGATCAAAGTCCTTCCTGGCGTAAGTTTAGGTATGATAGTATCACCAATATTGTCAGTAATTTATCCAGGTTGGCCCATCAACATAAGAAGCCGATCACCGCGGCGGTATTCCCTACACCAGAAATTGCCAAGCGCATCGTTAGGCAAGATTGGGTAAACTGGCCGATGGATGGTATTTGCCCGATGATTTATCACGGTTTTTACAACGAAGGTGTCCGTTGGATCGGTGATGCCGTTGCCGAAGGTGTAAATGCTTTAAGCGGTAAATTTCCGTTGTACGCAGGTTTATTTTTGCCGGATTTCAAGAACGTGGGCGAGATCAAGGAAGGGGTGAAGCTGGCTTTGGATAACGGTGCGGCGGGTGTGTCGATTTTCGGGCAGTTGACGCCGGAGGTGCTCGGGGTGTTGAGGGAGACGGTGTGA
- a CDS encoding DUF4998 domain-containing protein codes for MNRNILKYILLFAALWLVIAACEKDATSYRDYLAGAEKVYPGLPSGITTATGNYRIQLTWKPSPDPSISHYRVFWNNGKDSVQVSPGKPVNDSLVSVVIQGLTEYTYTFVIYSYDAKGNRSIPIEVSNVKVYGDNYKQGLTNRYLNTAAPYVLLDQGIVLNFLDADTINVGTSIRYTTKNNMDSTVSITADQSSIMLFNYLPGTKVYFQSAYIPTYNSIDTFYTSYEDSLANIISPLDKSLFSPVILPNDVGYYDSYNNLTQLWNGNTSPTSYPDIYHSDASHPLPHHFTFDLGKTYGSLAQFEIIGRDCCNNPVSFEIWGIDDLTNAITTLPSNDPGWKDEAISKGWKLLKTVNRTDDGVAPYKISFDEDVPAVRYIRIRILAVASGDGYFSNISELSFWSR; via the coding sequence ATGAACCGTAATATTCTTAAATATATTCTCCTATTTGCAGCCTTATGGCTGGTGATCGCTGCATGTGAGAAAGATGCCACTTCTTACCGCGATTATCTCGCCGGGGCAGAAAAAGTATATCCCGGTTTACCAAGTGGTATCACTACTGCTACCGGTAATTACCGTATTCAATTAACCTGGAAGCCGAGTCCGGATCCATCCATTTCACATTACAGGGTGTTCTGGAATAATGGGAAAGATTCGGTGCAGGTATCTCCTGGAAAACCGGTGAATGATAGTTTAGTTTCCGTTGTGATTCAAGGTTTGACAGAATACACTTATACATTCGTAATATATTCTTATGATGCAAAAGGAAACCGTTCTATACCAATTGAAGTAAGCAATGTAAAAGTTTATGGTGATAATTATAAGCAGGGATTAACGAACCGCTACCTCAATACAGCCGCACCGTATGTGCTGTTGGATCAGGGTATCGTACTGAATTTCTTGGATGCAGATACGATAAATGTCGGGACGAGTATCCGTTATACCACTAAGAATAACATGGATAGTACCGTCTCGATCACCGCTGATCAAAGTAGTATCATGCTGTTTAATTATTTGCCCGGCACAAAAGTGTATTTCCAGTCGGCATACATCCCCACTTATAATTCCATTGACACATTTTATACATCATACGAGGATTCATTAGCCAATATTATCAGTCCCTTGGACAAAAGTTTATTCAGCCCGGTCATTTTACCGAATGATGTAGGCTACTATGATAGTTATAATAACCTGACCCAATTGTGGAACGGTAATACGTCTCCGACCTCTTACCCGGATATTTATCATAGTGATGCATCGCATCCCTTGCCACATCATTTTACATTCGACTTGGGCAAAACTTACGGTTCATTGGCACAATTCGAGATCATCGGTAGGGACTGTTGTAACAACCCCGTTTCCTTTGAAATATGGGGTATTGATGATTTGACAAATGCTATTACCACGCTTCCCTCCAATGATCCGGGATGGAAAGATGAAGCCATCAGTAAAGGTTGGAAATTATTGAAAACAGTCAATAGAACAGATGATGGGGTAGCGCCGTATAAAATTTCTTTCGATGAAGATGTTCCGGCCGTTCGGTATATTCGGATCAGGATTTTAGCCGTGGCTAGTGGCGATGGTTATTTTAGTAATATCAGCGAATTAAGTTTCTGGAGTCGTTAA